The Trichoderma atroviride chromosome 5, complete sequence genome contains a region encoding:
- a CDS encoding uncharacterized protein (TransMembrane:2 (i21-43o63-82i)), with amino-acid sequence MPAGVFTPIVFSLSSIVSLSTILFVFFSVLCFLCSAPLFFFFVPFPSPPSSPLFPLQLSLYHHSTTLFVLQFLSIIQLQSFIKHLSFYLRTSPVTVRHNPSP; translated from the coding sequence ATGCCAGCTGGTGTCTTTACCCCCATTGTGTTTTCGCTCTCTTCTATTGTCTCCCTTTCTACcattttgtttgttttcttctctgttctatgctttctctgctctgctcctctctttttctttttcgttcccttcccttctcccccctcttctcctctcttcccctTACAGCTGTCTTTGTACCACCATTCAACAACGCTTTTCGTCCTCCAATTTCTTTCGATCATACAACTTCAAAGTTTCATCAAGCATCTTTCGTTTTACTTGAGGACATCGCCAGTCACAGTGCGCCATAACCCTAGTCCTTGA